The genomic stretch ATTCCGGCATCCCGCTGACGGCCGTGCTGCTGCTGGGCGCGGGTGCGTGGCTGCGGCTGCGGCCGCGCCGCGCCTGACGGCTATTTCAGGAGTTTACTTCAGCAGCTGCAGCTTGCGGGTATCGGCGCCGCCGGCGCCCGTCGCCCGCAGGAAGTACGTGCCGCTGGGCAGGCTCCGCCCCGCGTCCCCCCTGCCGTCCCAGTCCACCATGAAATCGCCCGCCTCGCGCGTGCCCTGCCACAGGGCCCGCACCAGGCGGCCGTCGACGCCGTAGACGTCCAGCCGCAGCGCGGCGGCCGCCGGCAGGGACACGTCGATGGTGGTGGAGGGGTTGAAGGGGTTCGGGTAGGCCCCCGTGATGCGGGGGAAGGCGACGAGCAGGTCGCCGACGCCGGTGGCCAGGCCGTCGGCGAAGATGTCATCGACCCACTCGGGGTGGTCGATGAAGGGGTTGCGGTTGCCCTGGTAGGCGAAGACCACGTCGTTGCGGTCCTGCTCCTTGGCGTCGACGGGATCCTGCACGTGCCAGGCGAGCAGCGTCGTGAGCAGCCCCATGTAGGCGACGCTCTCGTTGTTGCCGGTCGCCGAGGCCGAGATCAGCGCGACGTTGTCGGTGAGGATCAGGTCGGGCTCCCCGATGGCCCCCTCGTAGCGCACGTCCATGTAGAACATCGCGCGCGCCACGTCGCCCTTGCGACCGTCCCAGGTCTCCCAGACGCCGGCGGGCAGCAGGCTGTTGAAGTAGTTGACGCCGGTCGCGCCGTCGTAGTTGTCGGCCGGGTCGCTC from bacterium encodes the following:
- a CDS encoding endonuclease, producing the protein MLHTDRNSSFAARLSPVACVLIALVAAAAFAAPPAGYYDTVVFTSAEAMRASVNAVIDGHVKIPYTASTTDTWNVLELADEDPYNSTRILDLYQNRVFAKFGGGTGPYNREHSWPNSYGFPDDGSTNKPYTDCHHLFLCDVEYNGDRGNKPFGECVSSCSSDPADNYDGATGVNYFNSLLPAGVWETWDGRKGDVARAMFYMDVRYEGAIGEPDLILTDNVALISASATGNNESVAYMGLLTTLLAWHVQDPVDAKEQDRNDVVFAYQGNRNPFIDHPEWVDDIFADGLATGVGDLLVAFPRITGAYPNPFNPSTTIDVSLPAAAALRLDVYGVDGRLVRALWQGTREAGDFMVDWDGRGDAGRSLPSGTYFLRATGAGGADTRKLQLLK